Below is a genomic region from Triticum dicoccoides isolate Atlit2015 ecotype Zavitan chromosome 5A, WEW_v2.0, whole genome shotgun sequence.
CGCGGCGCCGCCGTCGGGACCGCCCCCGAGATGGACGACCTCAAGCAGATCCTGGCGCGCCCGATCCAGCTGGCGGAGCAGGTGATCAAGTGGTCCGACGAGGCCTACACGTTCCGGCAGGAGTGCGTGGAGCTCAAGGCCAAGGTGGAGCGCCTCGCCGCGCTGCTCCGCCAGGCGGCCCGCGCCGACCTCTACGAGCGGCCCGCGCGCCGCATCTTCGACGACACCGAGAAGGCGCTCGACAAGGCGCTGGCGCTGGTCGACAAGTGCCGCGCGCACGGCCTCGTCCGCCGGGTCTTCACCATCATCCCGGCCGGGTCATTCAAGAAGATGGCCAACCAGCTCGACAACTCCACGGGGGACCTCTCCTGGCTGCTCCGcgtctccgcctcctcctccgccggcgccggcgaggACGACTTCGACATGCACATCGGCCTGCCCCCCATCGCGCAGAACGAGCCCATCCTCTTCCTCATCTGGGAGCAGATCGCGGTGCTCTACACGGGCAACCTCGACGcccgcgccgacgccgccgccaGCCTCGTCTCCCTCGCCCGCGACAACGACCGCTACTCCAAGCTCATCATCGAGGAGGACGGGGTGCCGCCGCTGCTCAGGCTCGTCAAGGAGGGCCGCCTCGAGGGACAGGAGAGCGCCGCGCTCGCCATCGGACTCCTCGGCCGCGACCCCGAGTGCGTCGAGCAGATGGTGCTCGCGGGCGCCTGCGCCGCCTTCGCCAAGGTGCTCAAGGACGCCCCCATGAAGGTGCAGGCCATGGTCGCATGGGCCATCTCCGAGCTCGCCGCCAACCACCCCAAGTGCCAGGACGCCTTCGCCCAGCACAACGCCATCCGCCTGCTCGTCGGCCACCTCGCCTTCGAGACCGTGCAGGAGcactccaagtacgccatcacctccaAGTTGTGCATACATTCCGTCGTCATGGACAAAAAGAACAACAACGGCATGCCGGACTTGCTCGAGGAGCATCAGCATAACACAGAGAGGCACCCTGCTGCTGGAAATGCTTCCCAGAGCAAGAACGAGATGCACAGTTTGGTCCAGTCCACCATGGCCTCAAAGTCCAActcctccaactccaactccaacttcaATGGCGGCAGCAGCAAGGGCGGTAACGGAGGCGGTGCTATCGCGTCAAAGCAGCATAATGCATCACTGTCAGGGACAACCACAAGGGGCAGGGAGTTCGAGGACCCCGAGACAAAGGCATACATGAAGGCCAATGCCGCCAAGGCTCTGTGGCACCTCGCCAAGGGCAATGCTGCTATCTGCAAGAGCATCACCGAGTCAAGGGCTCTTCTCTGCTTTGCGGTTCTTCTGGAAAAGGGGGAAGGCGACGTGCAATACAATTCTGCGATGGCTCTCATGGAGATCTGCAGTGTCGCCGAGCAGAACTCCGACCTGCGACGCTCAGCATTTAAACCGACCTCTCCCGCCGCCCGTGCCGTTGTTGACCAGCTCCTGCGTGTTGTCGAGAAGGCCGAGTATGATGAGCTCCTGATTCCTTGCATTATCTCATTGGGCTGCCTGTCCAGAACCTTCCGTGCAACAGAGACTAGGATCATTGGGCCACTGGTGAAGCTTCTCGATGAGAGGGAAGCAGATGTCTCCAAGGAGGCAGCAATGTCCCTTACCAAGTTTGTGTGCACGGACAATTACCTGCGCGTTGACCATTCCAAAGCAATCGTCGATGCGGGTGGCGCAAAGCATCTTGTTCAGCTCGTGTATTTCAGCGAGCAGGCGGTTCAGCTGGCAGCACTCACCCTTGTATGTTACATTGCACACAATGTCCCAGACAGCGAGGAGTTGGCACAAGCTGAGATCCTCACGGTGCTCGAATGGGCCTCCAAACAAGCATACATGATGCAAGACCCGACAATCGAGAACTTGTTGCCAGAGGCGAAGATCAGGTTGGAGCTGTACCAATCCAGAGGCGCAAAGGGCTACTATTAGGTCACATGTGCTGTGGAGATGCATGGGAGAAGAATATTAACGGTGTTCTTCTTTACAATGTCCAAGTGCTGTATATACATCGACTGGCTTCTATTCATACTCTGGCTGGACTTTTTTGATCCCAAACATGGCGAAAGTTGATTTACATCTTTGATTGGGTTCTTGGTACATGGAGGTAATTTTGTTCCAGGTGTCCTGGGGGGGCTTGTAGGCTCGCGCGTACAGAACTTGACTTGCTTTGTGGTGGAATAGTTTTGGGAGATTAGCATCGTGTACTCTCTTTGGTCTAAATGTTGTATCATGTACATCACATTTCACTCATCTATCAGAGAAAATTTCTTAAATCCTAGAGCCTTACATTTTTCTTGCATATGACCTCATGGTTTTGTTTGACTATTTCTGCAAATTATGCTGCTCAGTTGGTGACTGGGGAAAAACTTCCTTCCAAGTTTTTCATGCTTGAGATGCAATTGAGAGGCTCTAATTGCATCGCTGTTCAACTGCAGCAGAGATTAATGTTCTAATGGATGGATGATCAATGTCCCAGGTACATGCTTCCATCTTTATAGCATATCTTTagaattgtttccttttcttccttaTGCACATATTCTCTCGGTGCTGGTCAATCTGATTTTTTGATATCTAATGCTAGGTTTGTAGCCAGTTTGATTTCTGAATCACTTATTGTTTTTTTAAGCAAAAGAGGGGCCTCTCCCTCCGATTGCATATAAAGAAATCATATGGTCTGATTACAAACTACTACTACCCAAAAGAAAACTGCAAGAACCAACAACCAACATCCAGGACTAGGTCCATTACAAAACTGGAGGTACGATGAACTACCAGCTCACAACATGAACATAACATGATCCATGACCTACTAGCTGAAACTATAGGATCTCCATCTGTCAACCACCTATCCGAAGAACTCCCGGCCTCCACCCTTGCGACGCCCTGTAGACTTCATTTGCTAGTCACTCGACTAACTTTGCTCCCGTCTTCAGTAACCTTGTTTCTGGCTCATTTGTCTGCAAAATTGACAAATCAGCAATCCACGAAAACATCAGCCTCACAAGGATTAAAGGATTATTGATAGTTTTTCTTCCAAATGTAACGTCATGTCTACATCTCCAGATAGTCCAAAACATAGCAGCAACACCAACCAAAACAAAGTTTCTTATCATGTTTAGGAAACAATCTGATCCATCTACCCAAGCAATCAGTGAGGCAATTATGAGTAGAATCTAGATCAAAAGCACATTTCATCAGGCTCCACATCAGACTCCACATCAACACCTAGCAGCCAAACAAGTAAAAACAAATGGTCAATAGACTCATCCTGACCACAAAAGGCGCAACCCTTATTACCATTGCAGCCCCTTTAAAGCAAATTATCTTTAGTTAAAATGCCTTTTCTAGTCACGAGCCCCATAAAGATTTGATGTTAGCTGGGACGAATCAGTTATTGATACGAATTTTGGAGTAATTTTCCTCTAGGAAATACGTTCGATGGTCTTTTAAACTGTTTATATCTGCTTTTGCATGTCTACATGAATATACAAGTTCCTGTGCGAGCCCTATCATTGCGGATGCGATGCTGCTGAATAAATCCTGTGTGGTTGAGAAAGCCTTGCATCTTCCCATTCATGGCTCACACCCTCCTCCACATCATTTCAGGAACGGAAGGACTTCCCTGGGCTTGTGTGATTATTAGTGTACAGTGCATTAACAGCGGCTTGGATCCAGAGCTTCCTGTACATCCCATCCATGCGGGTGCACTGTGATCTAACCGGCCGATCTTTGTAGTTTTCCTATCATCCCCCTGTTTTGTTGGGGCGCATGATCCATGTTCAGGTATGTATGGATGAACATCGCTGTTGTCATTTTTGGTGCATCGATCCATCCCGTCCGGATCTGGGTCAGGTCATGTCGATCAGGTCCCCTTCTGTTTCCTGCCAACGACTCCATtttcagcagcagcagcggcagctgTGCAACAGCCAGCAACTGAATTTTGCAGGTGGTGTGATGGGTCACCATGTGGAGGTGGAGCTCCTTTTCCCCGTGGTCCGCTTGTACTCCTAGCGTATTTATTTAGCTGAAGGACCAtgtttttcttttttgaaaagTCTAAAGGAGAATGCTTCCTGGGTGTGGTGGTTTCAGTCTCTGCCTGTCAAAGCCTGCGTTGTCACTCAAGGGTGGTATCATATCATATGTGCAGATGGGAATGTGAGCGTCGCGGTTGCGAAGGGGAACGAGTCCCTCTTATCTTGCGGATTAGTGGTTGAAGGGGAACGAGTCCCTCTTATCTTGCGGATTAGTGGTTGGTGCGTGATGATGGATTGCTTGGTTGGCTGGGCTTGGTCCTTGCTGTGTTGGTTAATTGAGCTGGTGGTTTGAGGTTGTCTGCGTCTCTGATTGTTCagtgacttgctgggctgggtgcagGCTGGGAAAAGAAAAGGTCGACGTGCCTACAACGATCGATCGGATCCCTACTACTTTTTCTTTCATGAAAACGAAGCAAAAGACTTGAGTCGCAACCGTTATCGACATCACCAGTTGCCTCCGAATAGGCAACTTCGACTTCACCGTAGATCATTATCCCTTCATCATCGAAGCCAACCCGCAAACACCGTAGATCTCCATTATCCCTCCATCATCGAAGCCAACCcgcaaacagccgcatagaagccaCAACGACGCATGCCAACACGCGCGAGCAACTGACAGCTCTGACTTTGACGATGAGCATTGCAGAGGAAATATGCAGGACTTGCACCGACCATGCCCTTCACAACGGACCATCGAGTGCCTGTCAACGTCAcgacctcagctcctccgccacagCTATGACTTCAAAGGAACCAAGCAACCCACAGAAGAGCACCTTGGACACGCGGGGAAGAACTGACTACCGAAGTCCACACCGCGATCAAGCTCCTCTTTGACGCCATCATCATTGCCAGAACAGAAACCAACGCCCCGCCTCAGCAAACCATGCAACTAAGATGCCGCCATCCATCGGTCTTCCAGGCATGGCTGGCTCCGAGACAATCacccaagaaagagaaaaacacaaAGACGCCTCCATCGTTCGATCCAGTGGATCAGAGGTTTCCCTCGAGAGCCAAAGCCGTGGGGAGGAGCACAACTCCATGACAACGCTTCCAAGAAAGGTCACGACACACACGAACGCCGTCGTCGTCGGCTCCGATGAAGACCAGAGTAGGGATTTCTCCCAAAGATGCGTCGACCACCTGCCGCCATCGACTGTTGCCCATCAACCACCACCCCTACATAGTGCAACCTTACTCTGGCCGCATGATCACTCGATCCTCGGCCTAGAACAATGCGAGGTCCGGGTTAGCACGCACCCATTTCAGCACCACGTTCGATGTTGCGAAGCCGAACATCACGTCACGTTGCTCCTCCTCGGATGCtgccttgttggtgccgtcctggtgTGCCAGGACGAGGCGTCGCCGCCATGTCCGAGATAGTAGAGGAGGCGGCCGCGCGGGTCAGCGATCGCCGGGGCGGAGACCTCCTCCTCCTTCACGGCAACCGCACGCCACCTCCTCGTCGTGCCGGAAACGGTGCGGCGGGGCCACCGGCTCTGTCTTGATGTGACGTCGTTGCGGGGGCGTTGACGACTCCTTGACATGGTGGCGGGGCGGGCACGCCACCTCCTCCGAAAACATGTTTTAGAGCACCTGCACCCATGCCCCTCTTATCTAGCTATCCATTCTCCGCATCAAGATTCGTGCAAGtatatttcttttttttgtttcacTCATATAGAACATGTCTGGAAGTTCAAATCTTTGCAGAACATCAAATCTTTCtaactagaatctaggataaaACTTTTAGATTTTTTGgtccaacataaatatacaaaataagTTTTTTTTTATTAAAAAAGATCTTATTTTTAGTATTTATGTTGGATCAAAAATTCTAAAAGTTTATCCCACATTCTAGTTAGAAAGTTTTGCTGcgctgcaaagtttgaagttcaagGCATGTTTtatatgagagaaacaaaaaagagaaaaaattagTTGCATTGCACAGATTTAAAAAAAAATGTTGGAGAGTCAGGATAACAGGACCAGGGTGCAGGTGCTCAAAAAAAAATCTGCATTCCCACCTCCTCCTTGGACATGGCGGTAGTGTGGCGGTTAGAGTGGCAATCGAAGTTTTCCGTGCTGCAACAGAGAGGCTCTACTTGCATCGGTGTTCAACTGCAGCAGAAATTAATAATATTGTAATAGATTAATAAAATCAATGTCCCAGGCACATGCTTTCATCTTTATAATACATCCATAGAATTGTTTCCATTTCTCCCATATTCTCTCGGCGGTGGTCATTCTGATTCGATATCCAATACTAGGCGTGTAGCCACTTTTTATCTTCCGAAGTCACTTATTGATATGAATTTTGGAGTTGTTTTCCTCTAGGAAATATGCACTATGGTCGTCTAACTCTTTGTCTATGTCTGCTTTTGCATGTCTACATGAACATACCAATTCTATGTCTGCTTATGCGAACTTTGCCATTGTGGAGCCAGCGCTGCTGAATAAAATCCTTTGTGGTTGAGAAAGCCTTGAATTTTCCCATTGGCTCACACCCTCCACATCGTTTCAGGGGTCGTGGCATTGCGCTTCCAGTGCACGGTGCCATAACTGCGGCTTCGATCCAGAgcttccatccatccatccatgtggATGCACTGTGAGCCTGTGATCTAGCCAGCCGATCGTTGCTGTTTTCCTCTCATCAACCTGTCTTGGTGAGGGGTGCATGAGCCATGTTCAGGTATGAATATCCATGTTGTCATTTATggtgcatccatccatccatccatcctgtTTGGATCTTGGGCTGGTTCCATGATTCGGCTTCCCTGTTTCCTTTCCCCAGCGGGCAGGTCAGGTCGATCAGGTCCCCTTCTGTTTCCTAAGCAATTACAGCTGATGGGGGTCCTCCCTAGTTTCAGCAACGGCAGCAGCAGCTAGGAACTGAATTTTGCAGGTGGTGTGATGGGTCACCATGTGGAGCTCCTTCTCCCTGTGGTCCGGCTGTACTCCTAGCGTATTTATTCACCTGAAGAACCATGAGATCCATTTGTTTCGGTTTAGAATAGCactcgcacacatgcatgcaacttgGGTTTCACAAACGAGTCACATGTTCTTTAACTAAATTTACAATATTCTTCAGGATATAATCCGTCAGCGCAATGAAGAAAAAAAAGCACTTCATTGTTTTGGTTGGATTCTTGATACATGGAGGGATTTGCCTTTTCGAACAAAATGGAGATAATTCTGTTTCAGGTGTCCTGGCGGGTTTGTAGGCTTGCCGGTACAGTATGGCTGCATAGTTCTGGGAAATTAGCGTCGTGTACTCTGTTTGGTGTAATGCTCTATCATGTACAGTATGGAGTATATTACATTTCACTCATTTGTGAGATACCTTTTTCCTGCATATATTGTAGCCAGTTTATTTTTCAAATCACTTGGTGTTATGAATTTTGGAGTCGGTTTCCTTTAGGAAATGCGCTATTGGTCATTTAACTGTTTTCTTGGCCTGCTTTTTTTCTGGAGGGGTCTGTTTTTGCATGAATATACCCATTCTTGTACGAACTTTGCCATTGTGGATCAGTGGATGCAATTCTGAGTGTAAATCCTTTGTGAGTCAGGCATTTTTGTATGTTCCCATTCATGGTTCACACCCTCCACATCATTTCAGGAATGGAGCCTCTGCTTGTATGATTGGGTGAGTGGGACACCGTTGCGCTTTCTCGTGTACAGCAGCTTCGATTCCATGGGGACGCATATTGTGAGTGATCTAGCCAGCTGCCCAGCTGATCAGCGTAGCTTTCCTATCATCGACCTGCTCTGTGCAAGAGCCATGTTGCAGGTATGAATGAATATCGATCGCTCTTGTCATTTTGGTGGATCTCGGGCTGCTTCCATGATCCGGCTCTACTGTTTCCTTTCCTCACCACACAGGCCAGGTCCCCCTCAAACAGCCTATAATTCCATTTTCAGCAGCAGCTAGCAACTGAATTAATTTTGCAGGTGGTTGTACTACTGCGTATTTATTTATCGGACCCGACCCGACCCGACCCCAAGGAAGGACCATGGCTGAACGCTTCCTTGGTGTGATGGTTTCTCAGACTTTGGGTCTCCATCTATCTCTTCCTTGTGTGAGGAGCTTCTGCATCGTCACTGAAGGCTGAAGGGTGCTACTCCCTCTTTCCTAAAAAAATTTCTCAACCTCATaccaactttagtacaaagttacgccaaatttgagacacttattttgggtcggagggagtattatatcgaTGCTGCTGGGAATGTGAGTTGGACAGAGGAACGAGTCCCTCTTCTCTTGCGGATTAGTGGCTGGTGCGTGATGATGGATTGCTTGGTTGGGCTTGGTCCTTGGTGTGTTAGTTAATTGAGCCGGTGGTTTGAGGTTGTCTGCATCTGATTGTTCAGTGAGTTGTTGACCTGGTGCAGGCTGGGATAGAAAAGCTCGACGTGCGTACAACGATCTTAAGTCATGTCATGTGTGTTCAAGTTTTGTCATCATCATGCTATTCTTCTATTCTTTGGTGCCAACATGTTGCTGCGAAGAAAACAACCGCAAAATTTTTAGTGGTCGGCCGTCTAAACTTGGACTTCAAAACTTGTAGTGTGTCATTTTGTCTTGCTGCTGATAATATTAGGACATACGATACATCTTGTTTCTACTCCATTTGTCCGAAAATAAGCGTcgcggttttagttcaaatttgttcCTAGCCACGACACTTATTTTCGATATTGTATAAATCAGTTTGATGATACTTATTTATAGGaagaattttttttagaaaaggaggatgtatccccggcctctgcatctggacgatgcatgtagccatattattaattattcacaaagaccatacaaggtgatacatcaataagcctgaagccaccatcttgacaACACTGTTGCTACTCATATCCCCTTGATGAAGGCTTGCCGAAtgtccgggcctaataccaaacagacaacgcactaaagcctaacatctaaagccgggtgtCCCCTCTAAGCCACTACCTGGATTGGGTCCCACACCGGTCAGGCACACTCCCAGTGAGCACCGCATGCTGCAAGGGCCGTCACCTCCACCATCCCTCGATCCATCCTCAGAGCAAAACTGTTGCACCGATcttgccaggcctctctgccatcaacgccaccatgacgccagacagcttcctcctcctgcgcgagtccatctccagaCGCGCCCATCGCCAaacctccacgccgccatgccgccAGTTTTCGCCTTCGGCCTCGCGGTAGATGTAACACAGCTCCTGCTCTTGTCCCCTCCAGCCAGCGCATGCTCCAAAATGATGCCCCCAGGAGGGACAATGACATCGAAGGTGCCATCATCATCCgatccggtagacccagatctagggtttccccggaGCTCACACCGTCGCCGCTGCTAGAGCTACACGACACCCACCACCCATAGCATCTCTCGCCCGACCATCTGAGCCTCCCAAGACGGTGCCTCCATGGAGGTTACGACGCGCAGGGCGCCGTCGCCGCCCAATCCAGACTGAATTTTGAACTTTCGCCCAAGAGGGGTTCGGATTTGGATAGGAGGGACCTCGGCTTCGCCTCCAAGGAGGGTAACGATGTCGTGGGACACCGCTGATGCCGGACCGGACCAGCCGGCCAAAGTTTCCTCCGGTGCCCAACCTATACCACCAAACCTCCGACTGTTCTGGATCCGACAGCGAGACGAACCGAGACCAACAGAGATGCAAGTACCATGGGGCTCAACCCACCAGAAAGGAGGATCAAGAAGGACAGCCGCCGTAGATCTCCAGGCGCTGAATCCAATGATCCGGCGAGGCCAGAGGCGTAGACCACCACCCCGCGCCGGCCGACAACATCCAAGCGCCAGATCTAGATGGATCCAGCCTGAACATGGCGGCGCGCGACCACTTGATCTGAAGACCACACAACCACCACCTCGCCGTGGAGTCACATCCAAGCCGCAACTGCCGCGCCGCGTCGTCGGCGCCGCAATGCGCCGCCGCCAAGATGCTCGCCCACCGCGCCGCCAGACCCCGCGCTAGCCCGATGCCTCTTCGCGATCTGGTTGTCTCGCACCGCCCAATATGCTCCAAGGGGGAGAGAtgccccgccgccgcccagccgGCCAAGCTTTGCCCGGCGGCGATGCGGACGGCAGCGAGGAGAGGTGGAGGCGGAGGAGGGACGAGGGGGatggcggctagggttcccccgGGTCGCCCGCGGGGGCGACACGAGGGGGACGAGGGGAGGGACGAGCACTTATTTATAGGAAATGCCACGAAAATGCTGATGATAAATCTTCATTAGCAAAAGTCTGAGGATTAATCTGTCCTGTCCATCCTATTCCTTGCTTTTTTATGCTTTTACTACGAAAATTCCTTGTtgattttctggaggtttcaaggAGCTCCTATTCGGCGCTTTAGGCGCCAGGGAAGCTCGCGCCGACGctgatgggccggcccatgtagatTTCGCTTTTTTTTTTCTGGTTCCCTCGACC
It encodes:
- the LOC119302661 gene encoding uncharacterized protein LOC119302661; amino-acid sequence: MDDLKQILARPIQLAEQVIKWSDEAYTFRQECVELKAKVERLAALLRQAARADLYERPARRIFDDTEKALDKALALVDKCRAHGLVRRVFTIIPAGSFKKMANQLDNSTGDLSWLLRVSASSSAGAGEDDFDMHIGLPPIAQNEPILFLIWEQIAVLYTGNLDARADAAASLVSLARDNDRYSKLIIEEDGVPPLLRLVKEGRLEGQESAALAIGLLGRDPECVEQMVLAGACAAFAKVLKDAPMKVQAMVAWAISELAANHPKCQDAFAQHNAIRLLVGHLAFETVQEHSKYAITSKLCIHSVVMDKKNNNGMPDLLEEHQHNTERHPAAGNASQSKNEMHSLVQSTMASKSNSSNSNSNFNGGSSKGGNGGGAIASKQHNASLSGTTTRGREFEDPETKAYMKANAAKALWHLAKGNAAICKSITESRALLCFAVLLEKGEGDVQYNSAMALMEICSVAEQNSDLRRSAFKPTSPAARAVVDQLLRVVEKAEYDELLIPCIISLGCLSRTFRATETRIIGPLVKLLDEREADVSKEAAMSLTKFVCTDNYLRVDHSKAIVDAGGAKHLVQLVYFSEQAVQLAALTLVCYIAHNVPDSEELAQAEILTVLEWASKQAYMMQDPTIENLLPEAKIRLELYQSRGAKGYY